In a genomic window of Besnoitia besnoiti strain Bb-Ger1 chromosome Unknown contig00030, whole genome shotgun sequence:
- a CDS encoding uncharacterized protein (encoded by transcript BESB_050850) — translation MVFNWFYIHNSYHLNYLCIKYSGIQRIFEKPTFVYKLYEYHDIHFGSRLLNVSLYGYTDRILVGPGTCLVTG, via the coding sequence atggtgttcaattggttctatatccacaatagttatcatcttaactatctctgcattaagtatagtggtatccagcgtatatttgaaaaaccaacatttgtatacaagctgtacgaatatcatgacattcactttggtagtcgccttcttaatgttagtctgtacggatacacggatcggattcttgttgggcctggcacctgtttagtaactggatga
- a CDS encoding uncharacterized protein (encoded by transcript BESB_050860) translates to MWILITLILSLNHITVVSYTSSGSRIICTETIATYNVIITIHGLAMIFMFLMPALYGGYGNFFVPIYIGGSEVVFPRTNAISLFSSTISELFWSDPKYAVS, encoded by the exons atgtggatattaatcaCATTaattctatctctaaatcatataacggtcgtaag ttatacaagttctggatcgcggatcatttgtacagagacgatagctacttataatgtgataataacgatacatggcctagctatgatctttatgttcttaatgcctgctttgtacggaggatatggtaacttctttgtaccaatatatattggtggttcggaagtcgttttcccaagaactaacgcgatctcactattttctagtaccattagtgaactcttttggtctgatcctaagtacgcagtgagctaa